DNA from Toxoplasma gondii ME49 chromosome X, whole genome shotgun sequence:
ACGCGAGTACTTCAGGAAAACGTTCCTCTCGTCCTCAGGGCAGGAATCACTGAGTCGGAGCGCTTGGTCTGAAAaccacagagaaacgcacgtCTCTCAAGCTGCCGGAGAAGTTGAGAAGAGTCTGGTCCCCGTCTCTGCCGTCAAAAATCTCAGAGAATGGACGGGAATGCTTACGCGGCTATGAGCTCATGGGATGGCGGAACGTATCACCAGAGtctcgaggagagagaaactgaaggcgagagaccgCCGAGAGAGGTGGACCTCGATGCTcggcctctctgctcttctgctGTCCATCCGTCGCCGCCCCTGCTCCTCCCCGGTGGGTGTTCTcgaaaccgagaaaaacagTCTCCAGTTCTCGGACTTCTCCTCCAAAGGAAGTTCCGAAAGCATGCATGCCCTCACTCTGAACCTGAGCAGCAGATTCCAGACTCCAGCGAGAGACCAAGCTGCAGAGACTGTGTACTTGAAGATCCAAATCGTCGCTCGAGCTTCGTGTCGTGAATCGACTTCCTGGAAAACGTCAACTGGCCATTTTATTGATTTCGCTTGTCTCGCGCATGCCCCATCGTAGATCCAAAACTGTGAACCTGCACGAATCCCAGCGAGGGAGTGCGTTTTAATTCTTTTTCATGTCCACGTGGGTTCGATGAGTTGTCGATGCAAAACTCGAGAGGACAGTTTCAtctgctctcgctctcgtcgtctcctgactggttttctgcgttctcttcaAAAGCCTTCAGCGGCAACACCCTTGTTGTTTCAGAAACTGTCTACTGAAGGCCTAGCCAAAAAGGGCATCTCGTCATCTCTTGAAGGACCTGGACCGGCTGGTTGCGGACGAGGCAGCCGGCCGAGTGTCTGTACGCCTGACGAGACGCACaagggggagagaggctTCTGGGTTTCTCGTCCGAGAGTttcagaagacgcagagttcgtttctgtgtgtgtctgtgtgtgcgcTTGGCTCTGCGAAGAGGATGCCTTCCCGTTCACATGGCTGagagtttttctttcctctctcgccttcaccTTTCCTCTCGATGTCTGTCTGCCTCAGCTGTCAAGACGCCGCGCCTTTGCTGCGGGAATCGCTGTCTCGCGGGACCAGAACCTGgagttctcctcttcgctgttttccttctctccgccccCGCCATTCTATTGTGTCACGACGTGTAAGTGCGTTCTGTTCggcgtttctcgcttccgcGAACGTCCTTCTGCTCTTGACGCTTCAGTGCCCAGTCGCGATCGCTTCCAGGGTGTGTAGCGTCACTGCAGAGACTCTGGATTGCGCCCACAGAACTCGACCGACGTCGGACAAACGAGGTCGCCCTCGTGCtcgggaaagagagacttcgACTTTCCACAGAGGCTGATGTCCTCGAAATCCCGTTCCGTGACCCCACTCTGTccgctctctgttctctctccattcgTCTCTTGCGAACTGTGGAGCCTCGTTTccaaaaaagaaaaccaaAGTTCACAGATGCGAAAGAAGTCAGAGAAGCCAGAGTGGTGTCAGGACTGGGGGCTCTGTTTCAAAGAGTGGCGGCGGTACCCGCTTCGCCGGTGCCGTGACTCAGcacaagaagaggagacgtcAAGAAAACCTCAGGACATGGAGACAGTGCTGGATAGGTCCGACGGCCTCGTTCTCCACGCTTCGTCTGCAATTCCTCCTCTCAAAAGTCAACTCACGAAGCCGCGTTTCATCTTCCTAGTGGCGCGACGCGACACTGTGATGAACTCCGCCGACCCCTGAGAGAGAGGCTTCGTTACCTGGCCCGTCAACTTGAGCGGCGCCAGCCGAGCGACTCCTTGACTTCGCCTTgctcggcttatattcgggtCATCCGGGCTTGACTTGGTCCACGGAGTTCTCACGCTTCAACAGGGCCGCTCTGGGTCGTGGGGACGACGGGATTGTCGCGCTTGCCTGCGGCCGTCGCGGAGCCCGCGTGCTGTCGCTGCATCCAATGACTCGGCAGCCTTTGCATCCGATTGGCCGTTTGAATTGACCTGTTGTTTCCAGATTGCCGCGACTCTCCGAGGGGATACAAGTGAAGGCAGCCGCTGGCTTTgccctccttctcgccgctgtATTTGGAACTCTCTTCACCACTGCGTTCAGCGATCCTGGAATGTGCGTCTTTCCCCAAAGTGTCGAAAAGGAAAAATTGTCTTGACAGACGCTATCCAGTCACGCAGACAAGCATCCACTGACGGGTCGACGCACAAACATCTCTGCCTATCTGTCTGTAcctatatgtatatccatCCATACCTATATCTATATTCATCTATCTATGTCTAactatatctatatctctatATTTTTGtccatctatctatatctatctatatctatatctatatctatgtatgtatgtatgtatgtatctatctatctatctatctatctatctatctatatctctatctctctgtatctgtctgtctatcCCTATTCTGTGCACAAGTACAGAGGTGTATGGTGAAGACGCTAAGAGAAGCTCCAgacgtatatatgcatttctATGTATACATCTATTTCTCTTCATCGATATACAGACAGCGTCGTCAGTGTATAtgtgcttctctcgccaCATTCCCCCTATCCTGGActtctgcccttcttcgGCGTTTTCTGGTTCTCTGCCTCCAGCATTCCTCGACAGCCGCGCCCTGAAGAACTTCCGTCGGGACCCTCGAGTAGGCAGTCCTGCTTGAaactcgtttctctctgcacggTGTCCGCAGACCGAGCGCCGCACCGGCGATCTGTTCGAAGTCTGCTGTGTGCTTTGCGCCGTTTTCCGTGGATCTCCAAGCTTCTTGCTGCAGAGCAACTCTTTTCGGAGGCACAGGCCTCGTGAGCGATAACGCTCGGTGTCGCTGAATACTCGCGGTGATATAGTCGGCGTTCTGAAGAGTTCGCTTCTGCCGCCTTTCCAAATCAGTGTGGACttgcctgcatgcgtccccTTTGAGTTCAACTCCTTGAGCGTCTTCTCAGATCTGTCTGTGCAGTTGCTTGCCGGGGGGGTGAGGTCTTCATGGGATGGTCGACTTGCTTTGCCTGAATAGGCTATAGTCTTTCTGATCCTCGTGCTTTCACTAATAAAGAACGGAACAAATAAATACGTATGTATTCACTTGTCCACGCCCAGAGCTAGgttgcagagaagagagtctcCTGGCTTGTCCATAGGCCTCCTCAGTCGCTTGCCCAACGATATACACATTTGTATATGCACGCAGGTCTATTTATATActtacacacacatgtacatatatatatatatataggtagataCAGATTTATGTGTGTTaatacatacgtatatttatgtatccATATGTGTACTCTCTGAGTTTGAGAGTAACGAGGCCAGTACATGCACTCGATTGATGAAGGAAGTTTCAACTCATTGTCGATCTGTGCAAGCGCCTTGAGCCGTCGGGTGCATTCGAGCGGCCTAAGCGAGTTTGGAACGCTGCTATTacgtttctgtgtcttttcctcCATTCATTTCTCACTGCGTTGAAGTCTCAGGTGCGTCCGCAACGTTCTTCACATACACGGCTCCGAGTGTAGCTTTGCTATCTTTTTTTCTGatctttctttcttgttAAAAGGCTCCGCGTTTTTTAAAGAGTGTCTGGTTGGgtctgtgtttgtgtctgcgTAGGGGTGAAGTTTGTGGTCATCAACGGCGTCAGCGTTCCGCAGAAATGGTGCAGTGAGCCAACGAATACGAAGTGAAACCAAGGAACGCCTCTGTGCGGTTCTGTCCATCTCAAGTAGAAGCGATAGCCTAtcggtgtacatacagccgATTCGGGTCCGTCCGTGGTGGACATGCTCGCGCTGTCACCttgaagaggaaacaaatgAATGCGGAACGTTGTTGGAAGATCCGCAGGCAGCTCCTGGCTGTTTTAAAAGTTTCTGCCCGCCTGACCGCGCGTCTTTTTTGCGTCGCGCTTCATCGTGCGCCGTGCATGTAGTgcattctcttcttctcccttgcgAGGCACTGTGAGCGGGGGTCTCGATGGGCTTTTTAGTTCTTTGGACATAACGGAGGGCCAccgcaagagagagaagggacaGACTGTGCAAATCGTCTACCCTAAAACGCGGCAAGTGTTTGTCAACACAAGAAATCAACGGTTGATCAACGGTTGAAAGTTCCTTGAATTCCTAGAGACGCTGTATTGACACCGCGAATGAAACGGCCCTTCCCTCCTCGTTGTAACTCCTTCGAGCACATGCTTGCGTACAACACAAAGAGACCAAGAAACGCGGCTTTGAAAGATGACAATTCACGAAGAGGCGTACTTTCTGTGTCCTCCCCTTCAACAGCTACCTGCTGTCTGTTCAGGCCGCCGAGAACCAAACACTGTTCCACTTGCGATAACTGCGTCCAGCGTTTCGACCATCATTGTCCTTGGTAGGTTTCGACTGACTTTCTTCGTTGACGCTCAAGAGAAAAGCGGGTGACAATCAGGAAGGCAAATCGCTTTCCAGTCTCGGAAGACGCACAGTGGGAGTCGGCCGCCAGATTCACCACTAGAGAGTTTTAAGAAGAAAATTCAGTCGAATGAATTTCGGCTTGGAGGTGGATTTCCTCATCCCCAGAGAGACACCTGGTACATTCGCATTCTCCGCAACTGCTTCGTAGAGAAGCCAATGGTTCCCCTGAGAATACCACCTTTGCAGAACGTTTCCCTCTCGCATTTCGTCAGGTTTGAGCGTCGGGGgccttgttctcttcctttcttgcttttcctctttttgcCTTGTTCTTGGTCGACTTTGGCatgttcctcgtttcctctctccctctctgttccgTTGAGAGTATCCTCCTAAGAGGCTGCGAAGACCGCGTGTCTCCTGAGTGACTGTCGCTCTGTTTCAGGGTCTCCAACTGCATTGGGCAGCGCAACTATCGAGtattcttctttttcgtcttctttgcgGCGCTCTACGCTCTCGCTGTCGTCGTCGGGGCTGGCGCCGCAATCATTGTAGGCTCTTCGCGACATCTCACGTATAGGTCTTTCTCCATTCATCTTTATCTGGGTCTACCTG
Protein-coding regions in this window:
- a CDS encoding DHHC zinc finger domain-containing protein (encoded by transcript TGME49_224310~Predicted trans-membrane domain (TMHMM2.0):75-98:107-129:207-230:258-281) — its product is MDGNAYAAMSSWDGGTYHQSLEERETEGERPPREVDLDARPLCSSAVHPSPPLLLPAVKTPRLCCGNRCLAGPEPGVLLFAVFLLSAPAILLCHDVLPRLSEGIQVKAAAGFALLLAAVFGTLFTTAFSDPGIIPRQPRPEELPSGPSRVKFVVINGVSVPQKWCTTCCLFRPPRTKHCSTCDNCVQRFDHHCPWVSNCIGQRNYRVFFFFVFFAALYALAVVVGAGAAIIAEIHSKDLKISLESLWQTARDCPRLAGLFVYGVCCCIPLANLCCFNFYLILNNLTTNEDVLQLFPERNPYSLGCLTNIFYFFSHRVEPSLLGDARPARSLGNAPFFSEPPAERSKASLFESPTASRQQLERHCVLPLSDPPCVQTPASAREVRSSFSAQV